From a single Etheostoma cragini isolate CJK2018 unplaced genomic scaffold, CSU_Ecrag_1.0 ScbMSFa_835, whole genome shotgun sequence genomic region:
- the LOC117941491 gene encoding GON-4-like protein isoform X1, which produces MKQLTWLAAERRLCADGDSEEDHSPTSQEEEEEEEEEGPKEEESGEGRGRKEGGDEETPAGEETPRGGAEGRCLGRGRAGRSRPLRGLRRSRPERHSKDAARLLLLYDENIVNTDPHRESKDMAFAQSYLSRVREALQDVPGQVEEFVSLLNDFEQLGSGQEIMSLFRKLRCILGDRTDLLRDFAAFLHPEQALQCGLVRRIT; this is translated from the exons ATGAAGCAGCTGACGTGGTTGGCGGCGGAGCGACGTCTCTGTGCAGACGGAGACTCGGAGGAAGACCACTCCCCCACCTctcaggaggaagaggaggaggaggaagaggaggggccTAAAGAGGAGGAGTCTGGAGAGGGGCGGGGcagaaaggagggaggagacGAGGAGACGCCGGCGGGAGAGGAGACCCCTCGAGGAGGAGCAGAAGGACGCTGTCTGGGACGGGGACGAG CAGGACGGAGCCGTCCTCTCCGCGGTCTGAGGAGAAGTCGTCCTGAGCGTCACAGTAAAGACGCTGCGAGACTCCTGCTGCTGTACGACGAAAACATCGTCAACACCGACCCGCACAGAGAGAGCAAAGACATGGCGTTCGCCCAGAGCTACCTCAGCcgg GTGCGCGAGGCGCTGCAGGACGTACCTGGCCAGGTGGAGGagtttgtgtctctgctgaACGACTTTGAGCAACTGGGCAGCGGACAGGAAATTATGTCATTGTTCAGGAAGCTGCGCTGCATCCTGGGAGATCGGACTGACCTGCTGCGAGACTTTGCCGCCTTCCTGCACCCGGAGCAGGCGCTGCAGTGTGGACTGGTACGCAGGATCACGTAA
- the LOC117941491 gene encoding GON-4-like protein isoform X2 produces MKQLTWLAAERRLCADGDSEEDHSPTSQEEEEEEEEEGPKEEESGEGRGRKEGGDEETPAGEETPRGGAEGRCLGRGRGRSRPLRGLRRSRPERHSKDAARLLLLYDENIVNTDPHRESKDMAFAQSYLSRVREALQDVPGQVEEFVSLLNDFEQLGSGQEIMSLFRKLRCILGDRTDLLRDFAAFLHPEQALQCGLVRRIT; encoded by the exons ATGAAGCAGCTGACGTGGTTGGCGGCGGAGCGACGTCTCTGTGCAGACGGAGACTCGGAGGAAGACCACTCCCCCACCTctcaggaggaagaggaggaggaggaagaggaggggccTAAAGAGGAGGAGTCTGGAGAGGGGCGGGGcagaaaggagggaggagacGAGGAGACGCCGGCGGGAGAGGAGACCCCTCGAGGAGGAGCAGAAGGACGCTGTCTGGGACGGGGACGAG GACGGAGCCGTCCTCTCCGCGGTCTGAGGAGAAGTCGTCCTGAGCGTCACAGTAAAGACGCTGCGAGACTCCTGCTGCTGTACGACGAAAACATCGTCAACACCGACCCGCACAGAGAGAGCAAAGACATGGCGTTCGCCCAGAGCTACCTCAGCcgg GTGCGCGAGGCGCTGCAGGACGTACCTGGCCAGGTGGAGGagtttgtgtctctgctgaACGACTTTGAGCAACTGGGCAGCGGACAGGAAATTATGTCATTGTTCAGGAAGCTGCGCTGCATCCTGGGAGATCGGACTGACCTGCTGCGAGACTTTGCCGCCTTCCTGCACCCGGAGCAGGCGCTGCAGTGTGGACTGGTACGCAGGATCACGTAA